The proteins below come from a single Solea solea chromosome 6, fSolSol10.1, whole genome shotgun sequence genomic window:
- the LOC131460548 gene encoding zinc finger CCHC domain-containing protein 12-like, whose product MDILETKGIKIPNSVLIKHVTGDRTDDEVVAFVSRYGNPSNIVAITEPGVFQNMIIVEFESGNALCELRKILPYTYSCEKEKVTYDILELASICADSFGELKTREYLGELKQLAKLTGRDYAEVLTGLMSLLGQSITEQSPTHPDSRKEVMPTVPSTAAQSSNAASPNPPQGATVMVHNSSDELPHIPATSSARGAAGPSFPTMPLPDLNPPGIQRYVVEHIVKSDDHATHLSAQRLRSFSGRAPRPQNESDYEAWRSGVDLLLKDPAVSDLQRSRRILESLLPPAADMVRHLTPDTPPMVYLQILDSAYGTVQDGDELYAKFMELFQDAGENPSAYLHRLQVALTLAVKRGGVPATELDRHLLNQFCRGCWDNTLISELQLKQRKSRPPSFAELLLLLRTEEDRGAAKVQRMKQHLGSKARAGAHAQYASAAPEEDRVEVLTTITQQLTQQLADIQKQLAALTAQSNRKQPTSPNSTHVSRLSESMRTTKAPPRPSYKTPPSGPKPGYCYNCGEDGHIRPNCDNDLNPSLVAMKKKQFAERQKKWSRSSPHSASSLN is encoded by the coding sequence ATGGACATTTTGGAAACAAAGGGCATAAAAATTCCGAattctgttttaattaaacatgtaaCCGGTGACCGCACAGACGATGAGGTTGTTGCATTCGTAAGTCGGTACGGCAACCCCTCTAATATCGTGGCTATAACTGAGCCTGGCGTTTTCCAGAACATGATTATTGTCGAATTTGAGTCGGGAAATGCTTTGTGTGAACTGCGGAAAATTTTGCCGTACACGTACagttgtgaaaaagaaaaagtgacttATGATATTTTAGAACTCGCCAGCATTTGCGCAGATTCTTTTGGGGAGTTAAAAACAAGGGAATACCTGGGCGAATTAAAACAGTTGGCTAAACTCACAGGGCGGGACTACGCTGAGGTTCTGACGGGGTTAATGTCTCTACTGGGCCAGTCCATCACCGAGCAAAGCCCCACTCATCCAGACTCCAGAAAGGAGGTGATGCCAACTGTTCCCAGTACAGCTGCACAGTCGTCCAACGCTGCCAGCCCCAACCCGCCTCAAGGTGCTACGGTTATGGTACACAATTCCAGCGATGAGTTGCCACACATTCCTGCCACCTCGAGTGCTCGGGGAGCTGCAGGACCTTCATTCCCCACAATGCCCCTCCCTGATCTAAATCCACCGGGAATACAGCGGTATGTAGTCGAACATATTGTGAAAAGTGATGACCATGCAACTCACCTGTCTGCCCAGAGGCTCCGATCATTTTCGGGTCGTGCTCCAAGACCACAGAATGAATCAGACTACGAAGCCTGGCGATCTGGGGTGGACCTCCTGTTGAAAGATCCTGCCGTCTCCGACCTGCAACGCTCCAGGAGAATACTTGAGAGCTTACTGCCACCAGCAGCGGATATGGTAAGGCATCTCACGCCGGACACACCACCCATGGTTTACCTCCAGATTCTCGATTCAGCCTATGGAACAGTCCAGGATGGTGACGAGCTGTACGCCAAATTTATGGAGCTGTTTCAGGACGCTGGTGAAAATCcatctgcatatttgcacaGACTGCAGGTTGCACTAACTTTGGCGGTGAAAAGGGGAGGAGTCCCAGCTACCGAACTGGATCGGCATCTGTTGAACCAATTTTGCCGTGGCTGCTGGGACAACACGCTCATATCGGAGCTCCAGCTCAAACAGCGCAAGTCTCGTCCTCCATCGtttgctgagctgctgctgctgctgaggacggAAGAGGATCGTGGGGCGGCAAAGGTTCAGCGTATGAAGCAGCACCTCGGCTCAAAAGCCAGAGCCGGGGCGCACGCCCAGTACGCCTCTGCAGCCCCAGAAGAGGATAGAGTGGAAGTGCTGACTACCATCACCCAGCAGCTCACCCAGCAGCTTGCCGACATTCAAAAGCAGCTGGCGGCCCTTACTGCTCAGTCCAACCGAAAGCAGCCTACCTCACCCAATTCCACCCATGTCAGTCGGCTCAGTGAGAGTATGAGGACCACCAAGGCTCCACCCCGTCCCTCTTACAAGACCCCGCCCTCAGGGCCAAAGCCAGGTTATTGTTACAATTGTGGAGAAGATGGACACATACGACCCAATTGTGATAATGATCTGAACCCGTCACTTGTGGctatgaagaaaaaacagttcGCTGAGAGGCAGAAGAAGTGGTCACGATCAAGTCCTCACAGTGCCTCGTCTTTAAACTAA